AAAAGCTGCGATCTTTCGGCGCGACGCTCTGGCCGCCCTTTCGTCCCGCTTGCGCGGCGAGGTCGTGATCCTGCGAGAAGCTGCGCTTCTCCGGCGGAACGGCTCTGCCGCCCTTGCGGGCGATCTCGATGCGCTTCTCCTGATCCATCGACGCGAAGCCGCGATAAGTTGATTGTGCCATTTTCGCCTCCTGAAGGGGTCGCTAAACAATCAGTAAACTGTGCGCAAAGGCGAACTTGGCAATCGGTTTGGCGGGCATTATCCATTTGCCGGCGTTCGAGAAAGCCTTCGCTGGCGCGACATGAGGGCGGAAGCTTCTTGCGAGACAAAGGCTTCGACGCATGGTTCGTCTAGCCGCCCATTTACGCATAAATTTCATGCATCGCCGGATAGGCTGCTTCCGCTCCCGCTTGTCGCGCGCGCTGAAATTCATGCGCGCTTGCAGCTTCGGGACGCCGACGTAAAATATCGGGACGCGTTCCCTTAGAAACGAAAGTGCCGCCTTGGCCTCCATTTGCAATATGGCGTCGAGCCAAAATGAGGGCGCGTCGGCGCTCGTGCTGTTCTCGGGCGGGCAGGATTCGACGACTTGCCTCGCTTGGGCGCTCTCGCGATTCCAGCGCGTCGAGACCGTGGGCTTCGATTACGGTCAGCGTCACCGGGTCGAGCTGGAGCAGCGCGCGGTTCTGCGCGAGGGGCTGGCGCGCCTTTCCGCTGAATGGCGCGCGCGGCTCGGCGAAGATCACACGATTTCGATCGAAGCGCTCGGGGCCATCTCCGACACCGCTCTTACCCGCGACGCCGAAATTGCTCTCAGAGATGACGGGTTGCCGACGACTTTCGTGCCGGGCCGCAATCTGCTTTTTCTGACCTTCGCCGCGGCGCTCGCCTATCGGCGCGACGTCGCCGACCTGGTCGGCGGCATGTGCGAGACGGATTATTCCGGCTATCCCGATTGCCGGCATGAGACCATCCGCGCCCTCAATCGCGCGCTGACCCTCGGCATGGGGATGGATCTCGAAATCCATACGCCGCTGATGTGGATCGACAAGGCCGCCACCTGGAAATTGGCGCGCGAACTCGGGGGCGACGCGCTCGTGTCGCTCATCGTCGAAGACACCCATACCTGCTATCTCGGCGAGCGCGGCAAGCGCTTCGACTGGGGGTATGGCTGTGGCGAATGCCCGGCCTGCCGGCTTCGCGCCGCGGGGTGG
The nucleotide sequence above comes from Methylocystis parvus OBBP. Encoded proteins:
- the queC gene encoding 7-cyano-7-deazaguanine synthase QueC, translated to MASSQNEGASALVLFSGGQDSTTCLAWALSRFQRVETVGFDYGQRHRVELEQRAVLREGLARLSAEWRARLGEDHTISIEALGAISDTALTRDAEIALRDDGLPTTFVPGRNLLFLTFAAALAYRRDVADLVGGMCETDYSGYPDCRHETIRALNRALTLGMGMDLEIHTPLMWIDKAATWKLARELGGDALVSLIVEDTHTCYLGERGKRFDWGYGCGECPACRLRAAGWEKFAAAVA
- a CDS encoding general stress protein; translation: MAQSTYRGFASMDQEKRIEIARKGGRAVPPEKRSFSQDHDLAAQAGRKGGQSVAPKDRSFSRDRTLAATAGRKGGHASHGQRPQS